Part of the Capsicum annuum cultivar UCD-10X-F1 chromosome 12, UCD10Xv1.1, whole genome shotgun sequence genome is shown below.
TCACCTGTAGAAAAGTTTATATAGTATGATTGGCTTTCCAAAATAATGCGAAGACCTGATTTAGCTGTGTAATGCCTTCTCCAATAGTCTCTAAAATCTCTTATTGGAAGACTATCTTGAGTAAAtatttgtgttcttgattttgttaTGCTATTATTACCTAATAATGCGAAAAACTTTATATAAACAGTTGAGGGTGGACCAAGTCCCACTTTGACGAAAAAAGAGAGATTTTCTTTTGTGACAAATGTGGAGTACTGTTCACCCACTAGTCCTACATAATATCGCaactaaaatattacaaagagTAAAAGAGCGTTCACTAAGAGTAATTCAACTACCTATTCTTAGCTTATTCTTTGCAATTACTCCGAAAATAACATTTTCATCCTAAAAGGTGATTGATCTGTTAAAAGAgtaatatcttttgattttcactgttttttttctcttctcagATTAGAACACATTGATCAAATCGTACGGGCTGCACGACTTTCGGGGTATTTGGAGATGAGAATGGTATTAAAAGGCCAGCAGCTGTCATCATCTTAACGTTTGTTTGAATTTCAGACAATATTTCACTGGATGTTTTGTTCCACAACTTTATTCTGTGTTTTTTTTCAATAGAGATGGGCAATTTTACCCGGAGAACCTCTTCCAGTTGATGACAGTGATGTTGATGATTGGCTTCCTAGATTTTTTGTCCTTCAGGGCTCGTGTATCTTCTGGTATTCGTCATGCACCGGTAACTTTTTCAACTGTTAAAGTTTCTACTGGCATGCCTTCTGGGATACTCTCCAACTACTGTATAAATATGTTATTCCAAGCATTTTGGAGTACTatcacacttttttttttctgagGCCCCCTACCAGACAACTTTGAAAGTTACaaataagaataattttttaGCCATTGATTTAGATAGCCAGAAGGTCCTTAAATGACATATTAGAGGCTTATTCTGATTTTATTGGCATTTACTACAATCTAATGCACATCTTGAATTTCTTGGTATTTGCTAGATGTTTTTGTCGAGTCAAGATTTACTGGTTTGAGATGGTAGGAACTATAGATCACGATTTTTGGTGGGTTACTAAATCCTTACCCTTCGCAACCTCAAAAATCCTCCAGCTTGACCCACACCTTTCTAGCAGGTGGTGAAATATTCAAATATTACGCCGACAATCTTTCAAGGTCAATTAAACATTTTGCTAAAGAAACCGAAACGGAGAGTGTAACagaaacacaacaacaacaacatacccagtgtattcccacctagtggggtctggggagggtagagtgtacgcagaccataccactacctcaagagaagtagagaggccgtttccgatagacccccagcttaggaccaataacagtataacaaatacaaaaagtaagcggatacaaactagtatggtacacaaaacaaactaaccgtataacaaacacaaaagataagtgcataataaactagtacgggatgcaaaaaagctAACACCACTGACCCCAAAAACTACAGCCCTAtcactacgaaccagaaactccagacccaaaggagcactcccctattactaccgccgtgctcccaccccctaaccctctaccctaatccacgtcctccacaccttcctatcaagggtcatgtcctctataagatgtaattgctccatatcatgcctaattacctccgtccaatatttctttggtctacctctagcccgcctaaaaccatccatagccagagcctcacacctccgcactggagcatcagggccCCCTCATCATATGCCCGAATTagcgtaacctcacttctcgcaacttatccttcaccgaggcaactcccaccttctcccgaataatctcattcctcaccctatctctcctggtatgtccacacatcaatcgcaacattcgcatctccgccaccttcaccttttgaatgtgagagttcttaactggccaacactctgctccatacaacatagctgtccggactaccactctgtagaacttacctttaagcttcggggcaccttcttatcacaaaggactctCAAAGCGAGCCTTaacttcaaccaccctgccccaatacgatgcgtgacatcctcatcaatcttaccattaccctgaattatagaccctagatacttgaaactcttcctcttctggatggcctgagagtctagcttcacaatcactccatcttcttgcgacatattattgaacttacactccaagtactccgtctttattctacttaaccgaaaacctttagattcaagcgtctgtctccaaacctccaacttattattaactccaccccgagtctcgtcgatcagaaccacatcatctgcaaataacattcaccaaggcacctccccttgaatatatcgcgtcaaaacatccatcaccaagacaaatagaaacgggctaagagtcgatccctggtgcaaccctatcaaaactgtgaagtgctctgaatctccacctaccgtcctcacacgagtcttcgcaccatcatacatatACTGAATCGACCTAATGTACACCAcaggcacccctctagcctccaagcacctccacagaatctccctaggaactctgtcatatgccttctctagatcaataaacaccatgtgcaagtccttcttcctctctcgaaactgctccactaatctcctcacaaggtgaatggccttagtggtcgagcgaccaggcatgaaaccgaactgatCCTCAGAGATCGTCACGATCCtcctcatcctcaactctaccaccctttcccaaaccttcttagtatgactcaacaacttaatacctctatagttgttacaactgtgaatgtctcccttgttcttatacactggaatcatcgTGCTTCACCTCCATGCTTCAGGCATCTTAGcagctctaaaaataatgttaaacagccttgtcaaccactccagacCTGCCCTGCTAGTGCTTTTCCAAAAGTCTActggaatctcgtctggccccgTCGCCCTCCCCCTccgcatcctgcgaatagctctcttgacctcctcaacctcgaTACGCCTACAATAACTATAATTGCAACCCTCTCAGATATCTCCAAGTCTCGCAACACAGAACCTTTATCCCCCTtgtcgttcaaaagtttatgaaaataggactgccacctctccctaatgagggcatcctcaatcaacactataccatcctctcctttgatgcacttcacttggtcaaggtcacagTATATGGCGGAGGATGGTGAAAAGATATGAAAGAAGAATGGCAGACTAGATAACATCATAAAAAATGGTAGAACACAGTATATGGCTGGGGATGGCAAAAAGATATGAAAGAAGAATGGCAGACTAGATAAACCTATCTTTTGGAGGGGTTCATTCAAATTGCTAGTGCTTATAACAGTGCTAGGCTCATTACCAACAAATCTGATGTCATTATGTCCTATGTCTGTTTAGGAGGATAGAAAGATAaaaacttgggagagattttCTGTGGTTGGACATCAAGGAAATGAAAGCTTATAACTTCGTAAGATGGAGCAGTATTACAACAACCAAAGTGAAGGGAGTGAATGGGATTTAGAAATGTGAGGTTGCCAAATAAGACTTTGCTTGTAGATATGGTTATGAAAATTTTAACTCCAAAAAGGACGCATTATCGAGGAGAGTAATCAAAGAGAAATATGGTAGGAGGAAGTTGGTGACAAGGACTCATGGGACAAGAATTTGGAGGCAAATTACAGCACTAGAGCATAGTTTTCAAAGTAATTGGTATAGCGTTGGTGGTGGCAGGAAAGACTTTTTCTAGCAGGGCAATTGAATAGAGCATTCCTTTGGAAGAATGAAGATATTAAAGAGAGAATAAGATGTTGAAGATTCGGTGATAAACAAGAATATAAGAGACATCTACTTATAGCCAATGTGTGAGATATAATCCATATCTTAAACTTAGCAGATGTTGAGCTAACTTCGAACTAACACTTCGTAGGATTCTATCAGTCTAACAATCCTGCAAACTCATGAGGGGAACAAACTTgccatatttattttgaaaacatcaaaaaagCAAAGACCGTCAGAAAACCTAGGCATAATCTTGTCAGATAAGTTGGTGCCAGGAAAATGGTTGACAGAGGCGTATTGCTGCCAGATAGTCATAAAAAGATAGACATAGGATCGGCAGAATGATCACAAAGAGGTATTGGAGTTACTGACAAGAGACATGACAGTCAGAATTGCTGAGGGAGGGAAACAAGATGCCGCCAGAACGTTCACAAAAAATAGTTATGCTCTTACCTGAATGATTGCCAAAAAAAAGATGTGGTACTGCCAGATTGATTTCCAGAAAAGATGTGGTGCAACTAAAGCAGCCACTGGATAGAGGTATAACGCCACTGGTCTACGGTCGATGGTGATAAGTGGTGCTGTTTgctgaaaagagaagagaagaaattagTCGAGCAGGTGCCCCCCTGTTTATTGATGGAAGCTACTTGAGTCCCCACCTAGATTATTGATACTCTGATATGATGTGAAAATATAATTGAGAGAAGAAGATATATTGAAGACATAAGTATCCTGGAATACAAGAGAAACCTATTTTTATCACAGttagtgcactaaagctatcgctatgtgcggtgtccggggaagggccccaacACAAAGGTGCATCTTACGCagctttaccttgcatttctgccagaggctgtttccaaggcttgaacccatgacctcctggtcacatggcagcaactttaccagttactccaaggctccccttctaaGTAAATATCAACTCGTCTTgcattttttcaaatcaaattgtcTGCTGCACTAGAAAGTCCTTGAAATGCTTCCAACAATTGGTGGTTTTCTTTCATCCTCTTCACCTCCCTGTTGTTCCAGTTTCTCTTAAACACTATGTCCAGTCATTGCCAATTTTAAATCAGCGAACAGGATCAGATTCACTAAATGCGGAGAGACATAAGTATCCTGGAATAGAAGAGAAACCCATTTTCAACCGATATGGGATATCCTAACAAATCAAAATCCCAGTTTGTATATCACCGCACTAAGTTTGTATATCACCGCACTATCTTTGTGCTATATTTCATTACTAAACTTCCTTTATTAATGGTAAAAAGAATCTATAGCCTCATAATAGGGAAGAAAATCCAGGTGAAATAATACGAAATTACACCATTAAGGGGATCAAAGCAATCATACATTGAAAGTCTGTAGGTTGTTGTGGAAGTATAGGTTGATTCAAACCAAAAGAAAGGCCTTTTGTTTTCTAGAAGTGTTTTCTTCTGTTTCATGGAAAACAAATGTGCTTTCACCAAAAAAAGAATGTTCTTTTTGAAAGCAAAAGGGTTCTTAAGAAACCTTTTGGGGCCACGCATGGCCTAAATTTTCTCTCCTCAGCCTTTACCTCTGCTACTGCAGATAGAGCAGGGACAAGCACCTGTGGTTGGGGTAGCAATTACTTTTCCTATTTGGAATAGCTCGATCTTGAAATATTATTGGCGTATCTGTTGTTTCTTGATGATCTGTTAATTTCCTGTTATCTTGTCTTATTTAATGGCTTAGCTTTGCTTTCATTAACTTCATTCCAAAATACTTCCGATGTTTAGTTGCAGTATGTATTGTGCCCTTTTGGTttatctttctaaactttttcTGATTCTGTCCTATTCTATTTGATAAATTTGGATGTTCCTTGTTTCCCCATGCGACAAATATGCTatttcttgaataaatttgaataACATGTTGCAGATCTAAGCCCCCAAGATTCAACTCTTCTATCTGATGTAGTTGAAGTTGGAACTTTACCTTGCCTGATACGAGACAATGAGGACAAACGATACTGCTTTTATATCTCAACTCGTTATGGACTGAAATATGAGTGCTCTAGTATTTCTAAGATAAAGGTAAGGGTTTTTTTCTGGATTCTTTATTGCAAGTAACTATTCTGAtcttggtcttgaattttttgggcTTGATGAGTA
Proteins encoded:
- the LOC107851057 gene encoding uncharacterized protein LOC107851057 isoform X2 → MLSLSKLPWMSGTDGRDKVVLTAAEVESLRSELAALEEREAHFKAQLEHIDQIVRAARLSGYLEMRMRWAILPGEPLPVDDSDVDDWLPRFFVLQGSCIFWYSSCTDLSPQDSTLLSDVVEVGTLPCLIRDNEDKRYCFYISTRYGLKYECSSISKIKVDSWLEALWSGCKL